One Gemmatimonadota bacterium DNA segment encodes these proteins:
- a CDS encoding leucine-rich repeat domain-containing protein produces the protein MKYRHLPLILALFIACSYSASDAGHHLKSEQNAKKMEPKPAMIADANLRAVVADSLNMASDAVITTADMAKLRRLVAQNANISDLSGLEHAKNLTVLNLGATRVENKVVNSNAVSDISALAGLKKLRTLNLTRNNVSDVSALAKLTNLRSLNLNANRNVMDISALSGLTKLRTLNLSGNKVSDISAVSGMAELKTLNIANNKVADLAPAAGLANLATLNIRRNALNEASMKTHIPALTKKGVKVNTDS, from the coding sequence ATGAAGTATCGACATCTCCCCCTGATCCTCGCACTTTTCATTGCATGCAGCTATAGCGCGAGCGACGCGGGCCATCACCTGAAGAGCGAGCAAAATGCTAAAAAGATGGAGCCAAAACCAGCCATGATCGCCGACGCCAATCTGCGTGCGGTTGTTGCGGATTCCCTGAACATGGCCAGCGATGCGGTGATCACCACGGCTGACATGGCAAAATTGCGACGCCTTGTCGCCCAGAATGCAAACATCAGCGATTTGAGCGGACTCGAGCACGCGAAAAATTTGACAGTACTGAACCTCGGTGCTACGCGCGTGGAGAATAAGGTCGTCAACAGCAACGCTGTCTCCGACATCTCGGCACTTGCCGGCTTGAAAAAACTGAGAACACTAAACCTTACTCGCAATAATGTCTCCGACGTCTCGGCACTTGCTAAATTAACCAACCTGAGATCGCTGAATCTCAATGCGAACCGCAACGTCATGGATATTTCGGCATTGTCGGGCTTGACCAAATTGAGAACGCTGAATCTCTCTGGTAACAAAGTCTCGGATATTTCGGCAGTATCGGGGATGGCTGAGTTGAAAACCCTGAACATCGCCAACAACAAAGTTGCAGATCTCGCACCGGCCGCTGGACTGGCTAACCTGGCAACACTGAATATCAGGCGCAACGCTCTGAACGAGGCATCGATGAAGACGCATATTCCCGCCTTGACAAAAAAAGGCGTTAAGGTAAATACAGACAGCTAA
- a CDS encoding SMC family ATPase, protein MIPISLSLQNFLSYGENVPPLDFSGFHVACISGRNGHGKSALLDAITWALWGEARKSGSERRPNDGLLRIGATEMRVDFEFFLENDRYRISRSFRKTGKSATTRLEFQIYSPETNAYKTLSEESAVRQTQASIDTLLRMTYETFINSAFLLQGRADEFTRCKASQRKALLSDILGLSHYDDLSSLAREHAREEDIELATARAKKDDIAQTIEKRGDFVAQRDSVNAQLHACNSELESAENRREELRKIRTQRERHEAEREALQKEISRIESDMKEQQTVSEKAQQDIAAYREILGRRAEIANAAKKYRACQKEDADLQTKLHTLRPLEKRAGELDQKIADQRHEVERRLGEWQIRIGDAERALRETEALLSDRETIQAQLEALHKARQQDREWEEIRENRERVERNIRDLERQIDRAIENIKVEINTYTHHRQQTDALVAEIETRGETRQSLRTQAEENQSLEAEREEIRNRGSALKIQIENNSERLDSLCQDREDIAQQQQTLQNVQDASCPLCGSELDQAHREEVSAKLAKQLREQRTQITQLESDIQKAEAEREQHRHHYQKIKNLLAQREDITQRLAEAEAALKEAENAVQTRETLSAEIKTLETQLREQTQNSPDARALSEARSTLESLTYNPAEHRTLREKLKTLDSVEAKNAQLRLAAEQREKVLEELPTFREKRDLAQQWLNKAKYAPSEQAEREQVHQRIRSLGYNAEHHQHISRQLADLQDAPAQYERLQVAERDLENAQTQANTAKNRLAELTERDGQARQRLTEITEAINSAESTLEEANALENNIAQMRTQRDDLLQQNAALQSQIEHCDALGAEQNAVEEKIKSCEREIRIYRELTTAFGKDGIQALIIEQAIPEIEEEANRILTRLTDNRTQIALESLRDLKTGGTRETLDIKISDELGERSYELYSGGEAFRIDFSIRIALSKLLSRRTGTRLRTLVIDEGFGTQDAEGLDHLVEAIQAISGDFEKILIITHVESLKQAFPVRIEVNKYPDLGSRFEVLY, encoded by the coding sequence ATGATTCCCATAAGCCTTTCCCTGCAGAACTTTCTCAGCTACGGCGAAAACGTGCCCCCACTCGATTTTTCGGGCTTTCACGTCGCCTGCATATCCGGTCGCAATGGACACGGCAAATCCGCCTTGCTCGATGCCATCACCTGGGCACTGTGGGGAGAGGCCCGCAAATCTGGCAGTGAACGCCGTCCCAACGACGGCCTGCTGCGGATTGGCGCCACTGAAATGCGGGTCGATTTTGAATTTTTTCTCGAAAATGATCGCTATCGCATCAGCCGCAGCTTTCGCAAAACCGGCAAAAGCGCGACCACCCGCCTCGAATTTCAAATTTACTCCCCGGAAACAAACGCATACAAAACCCTCTCGGAAGAAAGTGCTGTGCGCCAAACACAGGCCAGTATTGACACCCTGTTGCGAATGACTTATGAGACCTTTATCAACTCGGCCTTTCTCCTTCAGGGCCGCGCAGACGAATTTACGCGCTGCAAAGCGAGCCAGCGAAAAGCCCTCCTCTCAGATATTCTCGGCCTATCGCATTACGATGACCTGTCTTCCCTGGCGCGAGAACACGCACGCGAGGAGGATATAGAACTTGCAACTGCTCGCGCAAAAAAAGATGATATCGCGCAGACCATTGAAAAACGCGGCGACTTTGTAGCACAGCGCGATAGCGTCAATGCACAACTCCATGCTTGTAATAGCGAATTGGAAAGCGCGGAAAATCGCCGCGAAGAACTGCGAAAAATACGCACCCAACGCGAACGCCATGAAGCTGAGCGCGAGGCGCTGCAAAAAGAAATATCGCGCATCGAATCGGACATGAAGGAACAACAAACCGTCAGTGAAAAAGCGCAACAAGACATAGCAGCCTACCGCGAAATCCTCGGCAGACGCGCCGAAATCGCAAATGCCGCCAAAAAATATCGGGCATGTCAAAAAGAAGACGCAGACCTGCAAACAAAACTACACACATTGAGGCCACTTGAAAAACGCGCAGGAGAACTCGATCAAAAAATTGCCGACCAGCGCCACGAAGTAGAACGCCGCCTTGGCGAATGGCAAATACGCATTGGGGATGCAGAGCGCGCATTGCGAGAAACAGAAGCACTCCTCTCCGATCGCGAGACCATTCAAGCACAACTCGAGGCATTGCACAAAGCCAGACAACAGGACCGCGAATGGGAAGAGATACGCGAAAACCGGGAGCGCGTTGAGCGCAATATCCGGGACCTCGAGCGACAAATAGACCGTGCGATTGAGAATATAAAAGTAGAGATCAACACCTATACACACCACAGACAACAAACCGATGCGCTGGTGGCCGAAATTGAAACGCGAGGAGAAACGCGGCAATCCCTCCGCACACAAGCTGAAGAAAACCAATCTCTTGAAGCAGAACGCGAAGAGATTCGCAACAGAGGCAGTGCCCTCAAAATTCAGATTGAAAACAACAGCGAACGCCTCGACAGCCTGTGCCAGGACCGCGAAGACATCGCCCAACAACAGCAAACTTTGCAAAATGTTCAGGATGCTTCATGTCCTCTGTGCGGCAGCGAACTCGACCAGGCCCACCGCGAAGAAGTATCGGCAAAACTCGCAAAGCAGTTGAGAGAACAACGGACGCAGATCACACAATTGGAATCGGATATTCAAAAAGCCGAAGCAGAACGCGAACAGCACAGACATCACTATCAAAAAATTAAAAACCTGCTCGCACAGCGCGAAGACATCACCCAACGCCTCGCCGAGGCCGAAGCCGCACTAAAAGAAGCCGAAAATGCCGTGCAAACCCGCGAGACATTGTCGGCCGAAATCAAAACCCTGGAAACCCAATTGCGCGAACAAACCCAGAATAGTCCGGACGCGCGCGCCCTATCCGAGGCCCGCAGTACACTTGAAAGCCTCACCTATAACCCGGCAGAACACCGCACCCTGCGCGAAAAACTCAAAACACTCGACTCTGTCGAAGCAAAAAATGCCCAACTCCGACTCGCCGCAGAACAGCGTGAAAAAGTCCTCGAGGAATTGCCCACATTTCGAGAAAAACGCGACCTCGCACAACAATGGCTGAACAAGGCCAAATACGCACCCAGCGAACAGGCAGAACGCGAGCAGGTACACCAGCGCATCCGCTCCCTGGGTTACAATGCCGAACACCACCAGCACATCTCCCGGCAACTCGCCGACCTGCAAGATGCGCCAGCGCAATACGAACGCCTTCAAGTAGCCGAACGCGACCTTGAAAATGCACAAACACAGGCCAACACCGCAAAAAATCGCCTCGCAGAACTCACAGAGCGCGACGGGCAAGCGCGACAACGCCTGACAGAAATCACCGAAGCCATCAACAGCGCCGAATCAACCCTTGAAGAAGCCAATGCTCTGGAAAACAATATTGCACAGATGCGCACCCAGCGCGACGACCTGCTCCAGCAAAATGCCGCCCTGCAATCCCAAATTGAACACTGCGATGCACTCGGCGCAGAACAAAACGCCGTAGAGGAAAAAATCAAATCCTGCGAGCGCGAGATTCGCATCTACCGCGAACTGACCACTGCATTTGGCAAAGACGGGATTCAGGCACTCATCATCGAACAGGCCATTCCAGAAATTGAAGAAGAAGCCAATCGCATTCTCACGCGCCTGACAGACAACCGCACTCAAATTGCCCTGGAATCTCTGCGCGACCTCAAAACCGGGGGGACGCGCGAAACCCTCGACATTAAAATTAGCGATGAACTCGGCGAACGCAGCTACGAACTCTATTCGGGCGGAGAAGCTTTTCGCATCGACTTTTCTATTCGCATTGCCCTGTCCAAGCTCCTATCTCGCCGCACAGGCACGCGCCTGCGCACCCTGGTCATCGACGAGGGCTTTGGCACCCAGGATGCCGAGGGACTCGATCACCTCGTGGAAGCCATCCAGGCCATCAGTGGCGATTTTGAAAAAATACTGATCATTACCCACGTCGAATCGCTCAAACAGGCATTTCCCGTGCGCATCGAAGTCAACAAATATCCCGATCTGGGATCGCGCTTTGAGGTACTCTACTAA
- the alr gene encoding alanine racemase encodes MPQPDRPAWLEINLSAIADNISAVRQFVSPTTQVMAIVKANAYGHGLIPASRAAIKGGASALGVALLQEGVALRSAGITAPVVVLAPTMPEQADSIVAHNLSQTIGHPDAIPPLEAAAKRHNTRARIHLKVDTGMGRLGLLSDEVFVFAKKIDQNPHLLLEGIATHVAWERAEDMDKARHQIKTFTSCLSKLTDISVSWRHAANSVMTVHMPESHFDLVRVGLLTYGIPPTQGAGALSLSPALSIKAQITQVRNFSAGQTLSYGGTYTITRPSRIALAPLGYADGYNRQMSNKSQVLICGKPCPVVSAICMDVIMIDVTDIPPVAVGEEVVLLGQQGDRKITVNDLAQWGNYISHEVVSLLGARLPRHYIS; translated from the coding sequence ATGCCCCAACCCGACCGACCCGCATGGCTGGAAATAAATCTATCGGCCATTGCGGACAATATTTCCGCAGTCCGTCAATTCGTATCGCCAACAACGCAGGTCATGGCCATTGTCAAAGCCAATGCCTACGGCCATGGCCTCATACCCGCCTCCAGAGCAGCCATCAAAGGCGGCGCATCTGCACTCGGCGTTGCCCTGCTGCAGGAAGGCGTTGCCCTTCGCAGCGCGGGCATCACAGCACCCGTTGTCGTACTCGCACCCACCATGCCCGAACAGGCCGACAGCATCGTTGCCCACAATCTGTCTCAAACCATCGGCCATCCCGACGCGATACCACCGCTGGAAGCCGCAGCCAAACGCCACAATACGCGCGCCCGCATACATCTCAAAGTCGATACCGGCATGGGGCGCCTTGGTTTATTATCCGACGAGGTATTCGTCTTTGCAAAAAAAATCGACCAGAATCCCCACTTATTACTCGAAGGTATCGCAACACATGTGGCATGGGAACGCGCAGAAGACATGGACAAAGCGCGCCACCAGATCAAGACATTTACCTCCTGCCTGTCCAAACTCACAGATATTTCTGTTTCCTGGCGCCACGCTGCCAACAGCGTCATGACCGTTCACATGCCCGAATCGCATTTTGACCTCGTGCGCGTGGGATTGCTCACCTATGGCATCCCCCCCACGCAAGGTGCAGGTGCCCTCTCGCTTTCTCCCGCGCTATCCATCAAAGCGCAGATCACACAGGTGCGAAACTTTTCTGCCGGCCAAACCCTCAGTTACGGCGGCACATACACAATTACGCGCCCCTCTCGCATCGCCCTCGCCCCCCTCGGGTATGCCGATGGGTACAACCGTCAGATGTCCAATAAATCTCAGGTCCTCATCTGCGGAAAACCATGCCCGGTTGTCAGCGCGATCTGCATGGACGTCATCATGATCGATGTCACCGATATACCGCCTGTTGCCGTCGGTGAAGAAGTCGTCCTGCTCGGGCAACAGGGCGACCGCAAAATTACCGTAAACGACCTCGCCCAATGGGGAAATTATATTTCACACGAAGTCGTTTCCCTTCTCGGCGCGCGTCTTCCCCGACATTATATTTCGTAA
- a CDS encoding heparinase II/III family protein, translating to MKSIAIIIILMLSIQTHTEAFTPPNRDRILTTLKSGHPRLMIDANILSRIKEQIDRDTIAAKIYRRVKRETREILAQKPSKYSIPDGRRLLSTSRRVKERVRHLAFIYLMEGGKPYLDRAWAELEAAAQFKDWNPNHFLDTAEMTYAFAVGYDWLYDHWTEDQRHILRNAIVEKGLKPGLKGYRENAWWTRSHNNWNQVCNGGLGMGALVIADKEPELASEILHEGIKGIPLSMNFYAPDGAGIEGVTYWDYGARYNVLFLSSLFSALGTDFDLTAIPGFKESGDYQIYISGADRYSFDFADCGLRRVSSPMHFWMGKHYDIQHYSWFRYDTLRQYGRGTVLDLLWFDDRAKDFDPSTLPLDKHFRKADVATLRSSWTDPHALVLGIQAGGNYNLGMHRHLDQGTFILEALGERWAIDSGTERETYQRHRNKRQRWEFYRIRAEGHNTLVFNPGNGPDQNPKAECPITTFNAAPNHATAVLDLTDVYADNVTHAQRTFEIIDRNHVVITDDIEAKSPSELWWFMHARASIKLDGQTALLTRRGKHLKAEILSPSDAVFTVLAATPLPTSPTPEQADNKGRRKLAIHFTDVTNLQIKVKLSPEVSP from the coding sequence ATGAAATCAATCGCGATAATAATCATTCTCATGTTGAGTATCCAAACACACACAGAAGCATTCACACCCCCAAATCGAGACCGGATCCTAACGACCCTGAAATCCGGCCACCCGCGTCTGATGATAGATGCAAACATCCTCTCGCGCATCAAAGAGCAAATCGATCGAGATACGATCGCCGCCAAAATCTACCGCCGGGTCAAGCGAGAAACCCGGGAAATACTCGCGCAAAAACCATCGAAATACAGCATCCCGGACGGAAGGCGCCTGCTCTCCACCAGCCGTCGCGTCAAAGAGCGCGTAAGGCACCTCGCCTTTATCTATCTCATGGAAGGCGGAAAACCCTACTTAGATCGCGCCTGGGCCGAACTCGAAGCCGCGGCGCAATTCAAAGACTGGAACCCCAATCACTTTCTCGACACCGCAGAAATGACCTATGCCTTTGCCGTTGGATACGACTGGTTATACGACCATTGGACAGAAGACCAGCGTCACATCCTTCGCAACGCCATCGTTGAAAAGGGGCTCAAACCCGGCTTAAAAGGCTATCGCGAAAACGCCTGGTGGACGCGCAGTCACAACAACTGGAACCAGGTCTGCAACGGTGGGCTTGGCATGGGCGCGCTCGTCATAGCCGATAAAGAACCAGAACTCGCCAGCGAAATTCTCCACGAAGGCATCAAAGGCATTCCCCTATCGATGAATTTTTACGCCCCGGATGGCGCGGGTATCGAAGGCGTGACCTATTGGGATTATGGTGCGCGTTACAATGTGCTCTTTTTGTCCAGCCTGTTCAGCGCACTCGGCACGGATTTCGATCTCACGGCTATACCCGGGTTCAAAGAGAGCGGAGATTATCAAATTTATATTTCGGGAGCAGATCGCTACAGCTTTGACTTTGCCGATTGCGGGTTGCGGCGGGTGAGTTCTCCCATGCACTTCTGGATGGGCAAGCACTACGACATACAACACTACAGTTGGTTTCGCTACGATACGCTCAGACAATACGGCAGGGGAACAGTGCTCGATTTGCTGTGGTTCGACGACCGCGCAAAAGACTTCGACCCGAGCACCCTCCCCCTCGACAAACACTTTCGCAAAGCCGATGTCGCCACCCTGCGTTCTTCCTGGACCGATCCCCATGCCCTCGTCCTTGGCATTCAGGCCGGCGGTAATTACAACCTTGGCATGCACCGGCACCTCGATCAGGGCACGTTCATCCTCGAAGCACTTGGCGAGCGATGGGCTATCGACTCGGGCACAGAACGCGAAACCTATCAAAGACATCGCAACAAACGCCAACGGTGGGAATTTTATCGCATCCGCGCCGAAGGCCACAACACCCTCGTCTTCAACCCCGGCAATGGTCCGGACCAGAATCCCAAAGCCGAATGCCCCATCACGACCTTTAACGCTGCGCCCAATCATGCGACTGCTGTTCTCGACCTCACCGATGTTTATGCCGATAATGTGACACACGCGCAGCGCACCTTTGAGATAATAGACCGAAATCACGTCGTAATCACCGACGACATCGAAGCCAAATCCCCTTCTGAACTCTGGTGGTTCATGCACGCGAGAGCCAGTATCAAACTCGACGGTCAAACCGCCCTTCTAACGCGCAGAGGCAAACATCTCAAAGCGGAAATTTTATCGCCATCCGACGCCGTATTCACAGTCCTCGCCGCAACTCCTTTGCCCACCTCCCCCACTCCCGAACAGGCCGATAACAAGGGCCGCAGAAAACTGGCGATTCACTTCACAGACGTCACAAACCTGCAGATTAAAGTAAAACTCTCGCCAGAGGTAAGCCCATAA
- a CDS encoding DUF4837 family protein, whose product MRLLPFFLLLCVGCGDHLPESLGPARKLIVLADSTDWQKLEDPLREIFETVIYTPQAERIYEIAWGDVNFLKAHKHEQRKSLMVIAPLNASHPTAQFVKEILSPEVQQTILDGRAGVTWKKDVWAKDQTLYIVSGKDIDTTIENLFMESDRLYSTLEEAVDHSVRENVYSFGERKDVTQELAETYGWNVRVPFGYRILETYPNFVVLARDNPNRWLSVYWEDDVHPDQLTEDWVIQKRDDIMGRWFGGDRIVHGEVAVGQVEFAGKLAVVLQGLWENEAEWKGGPFKSYAFVDVDLNRLFFIDIGLYSPNKKKAPILRRVDLVAKSFTIHHAFFQDK is encoded by the coding sequence ATGCGCCTTCTTCCATTTTTCCTGCTCCTGTGCGTCGGATGTGGCGACCACTTGCCCGAATCCCTCGGTCCCGCCCGCAAACTCATCGTACTGGCCGACTCTACCGACTGGCAGAAGCTGGAAGATCCCCTCCGCGAAATTTTTGAAACCGTTATCTATACACCTCAAGCCGAGCGCATTTATGAAATAGCATGGGGCGATGTCAATTTCCTCAAGGCACACAAACACGAACAGCGCAAAAGCCTTATGGTTATCGCGCCCCTCAATGCCAGTCATCCCACAGCGCAATTCGTCAAAGAAATACTCAGCCCCGAAGTGCAACAAACCATTTTGGATGGTCGCGCGGGTGTGACATGGAAAAAAGACGTGTGGGCGAAAGATCAAACCCTCTATATCGTATCGGGAAAAGATATAGACACCACCATTGAAAACCTCTTTATGGAATCCGATCGCCTGTACAGCACCCTGGAAGAGGCCGTTGATCACAGCGTGCGAGAAAATGTTTACAGCTTTGGCGAACGCAAAGACGTCACCCAGGAACTCGCCGAGACCTATGGCTGGAATGTTCGCGTGCCCTTTGGCTATCGCATCCTCGAAACCTATCCCAACTTTGTCGTGCTTGCCCGGGACAACCCCAACCGCTGGCTTTCCGTCTATTGGGAAGACGATGTACACCCCGATCAACTCACCGAAGACTGGGTTATTCAAAAGCGCGACGACATCATGGGACGATGGTTTGGTGGCGACCGCATCGTCCACGGCGAAGTTGCCGTTGGACAGGTCGAATTTGCGGGCAAACTCGCCGTAGTACTTCAGGGCCTTTGGGAAAATGAAGCCGAGTGGAAAGGCGGCCCCTTCAAAAGCTATGCTTTTGTCGATGTCGATCTCAACCGACTATTTTTCATCGACATAGGCCTTTACTCACCCAACAAAAAAAAGGCCCCCATTTTGAGAAGAGTGGATCTCGTCGCCAAATCTTTCACCATTCACCACGCGTTTTTTCAAGACAAATGA
- a CDS encoding exonuclease SbcCD subunit D: MSIKFLHVADTHIGVENYGRLDSGTGLHTRLQDFIKSLRFAFEEAMREDVDLVIFAGDAYRSCDPTPTHQREFASLIHMLSAREIPIVMITGNHDSPVSYGKASSVDIFGTLGTKGVHIATEDRLIPIDTKSGPIQVACLPWLHRSRLLTQGPYHNLSQEEVVEKLQDLGALLIERLAAKVNPDIPAVLVGHLAAADATLSGSEQTAIIGRDPVFLTSTLANPAFDYVALGHIHKFQDLNLNAQPPVVYSGSIERIDFGEERETKGVVLVTIETRNTGRTTSYKFVSTPARPFSTISVDIAPDQDLTTAILKAIDKHTLTDAIVRVIYDLPGDRTDTVDLKAIKNALKEAFMIASIAPKPRAQKHLRRANISEDMGIKDALHAYLHNHPDLKDIEKDLQNYGAQLEAELRGGE, translated from the coding sequence ATGTCCATCAAATTTCTACACGTTGCCGATACCCATATTGGCGTTGAAAACTACGGCCGTCTCGATTCGGGTACAGGCCTTCACACGCGCTTACAAGACTTTATCAAAAGCCTTCGATTTGCGTTTGAAGAAGCTATGAGAGAAGATGTCGATCTCGTCATCTTCGCCGGAGACGCCTATCGCTCGTGCGATCCCACGCCCACGCACCAGCGCGAATTTGCATCCCTCATTCACATGCTCAGTGCCCGCGAAATCCCCATCGTCATGATCACCGGCAACCACGATAGCCCCGTCTCTTATGGCAAAGCCTCATCCGTTGACATCTTTGGTACACTGGGCACTAAAGGCGTCCACATTGCCACTGAAGACCGCCTCATCCCCATTGACACAAAATCTGGACCCATTCAAGTTGCCTGCTTGCCCTGGCTACACCGCAGCCGCCTGTTGACCCAGGGCCCCTATCACAACCTGTCGCAAGAAGAAGTCGTCGAAAAACTTCAAGACCTGGGTGCCCTCCTGATTGAGCGTCTGGCCGCAAAGGTCAATCCCGATATCCCCGCCGTTCTCGTAGGCCATCTCGCTGCTGCCGACGCCACCTTGTCCGGCTCTGAACAAACCGCAATAATTGGACGCGATCCCGTTTTTCTCACCAGCACACTCGCCAATCCCGCCTTTGACTACGTCGCCCTGGGTCATATCCACAAATTTCAGGATCTCAATCTCAATGCCCAACCCCCTGTCGTATATTCTGGCAGCATTGAACGCATAGATTTTGGCGAAGAACGGGAAACCAAAGGCGTCGTCCTGGTCACAATAGAGACTCGAAATACAGGGCGGACGACATCTTACAAATTTGTAAGCACGCCAGCCCGTCCCTTTTCCACGATATCGGTTGACATCGCCCCAGACCAGGACCTTACAACAGCCATACTCAAAGCCATCGACAAACACACCTTGACCGATGCCATTGTGCGCGTCATCTACGATTTGCCCGGCGATCGCACAGATACCGTTGACCTCAAAGCCATCAAAAACGCGCTCAAAGAAGCGTTCATGATCGCCAGCATTGCGCCCAAACCCAGGGCACAAAAACACCTGCGCAGAGCCAATATTTCAGAAGACATGGGCATAAAAGACGCGCTCCACGCATATTTGCACAATCACCCCGACCTCAAAGACATCGAAAAAGACCTTCAAAATTACGGCGCGCAACTCGAAGCAGAACTCAGAGGTGGCGAATGA
- a CDS encoding helix-hairpin-helix domain-containing protein — MPEHIFHIRTLAWHIVFTLCLPALLFAQPPAIYTESEAEAYNDLLRDLEGMRLELNRVSAKDLLILPGLTPELTRQIIAHRPYRTLAELAQVQGLSAEHIDLIAPYLSIAPLRPWRLQYTSRVSRPSKRANSFGDMRLYQRLEITSPTRLSAFFLTERDPEEPTLTDHATGYIALPFSHVNIILGDVRPEWGQGLLFSRRTRSATGLSYARTRNATRSGNRTSIEHGALRGIYLSGSHTHLFWSLMYGRMTWDATFGANTRIYTSGLHHTETSQARKNALRERLTGANIAIGSSEKRVGLTILNTAFNPVASDIASESVVPRTAQAGLLFSLNALYRTDHIALFGEIAHRALITGLVAGTPTLRLHLIGRRYGADFHSLHGAPYAAYSSPPNNEWGAFFGLTWRISKRKRIDIALDRHGQLRPEKSALPERGARLRLNFNYRFSRGFSTRLTADARNATNRVPRQSLRLALIYKRPTRTMTAWLQRAHAGTSGNAAGLRLQLGKSTGFSLALWATHHKISSYNARIYDVEPDVWGGIRLLTLSGDGTNRGLRLTWATTHFRLSTRYSHHRTSSWSAQLDLKR, encoded by the coding sequence ATGCCAGAACACATCTTTCACATCCGCACGCTCGCATGGCACATTGTGTTCACCCTGTGCCTTCCCGCACTCCTATTCGCGCAACCGCCCGCCATCTACACCGAAAGCGAAGCCGAAGCCTATAACGACTTATTGCGCGACCTCGAAGGCATGCGTCTTGAGCTCAACCGTGTAAGTGCCAAAGACCTGCTCATTCTGCCCGGTCTCACCCCAGAACTCACCCGACAAATCATCGCCCATCGCCCCTATCGCACCCTTGCGGAACTCGCCCAGGTGCAGGGCTTATCGGCAGAGCACATTGACCTCATCGCGCCCTATCTGTCCATCGCACCCCTGCGCCCATGGCGTTTGCAATACACATCCCGCGTCTCGCGTCCTTCCAAACGCGCCAATAGCTTTGGCGACATGCGCCTCTACCAGCGCCTCGAAATCACTTCGCCCACACGTCTCTCTGCCTTTTTTCTTACAGAGCGCGACCCTGAAGAACCAACCCTTACCGATCACGCCACTGGCTATATTGCCCTGCCTTTTTCCCACGTCAACATCATCCTGGGAGACGTGCGTCCTGAATGGGGACAGGGATTGCTCTTTTCACGCCGCACACGTAGTGCAACCGGCTTGAGCTATGCACGCACCCGCAATGCCACGCGGTCAGGCAACCGCACCAGTATAGAACACGGTGCCCTGCGCGGCATTTACCTGAGCGGCTCACACACCCATTTGTTCTGGAGCCTGATGTATGGGCGAATGACATGGGATGCGACCTTTGGCGCCAACACGCGCATCTACACCAGCGGCCTTCACCACACCGAAACCTCACAAGCGCGCAAAAACGCGCTTCGCGAACGCCTCACAGGCGCAAACATAGCCATTGGCTCCTCAGAAAAACGCGTAGGATTGACAATCCTCAACACGGCCTTCAATCCAGTAGCATCTGACATAGCCAGCGAATCCGTTGTACCGCGCACTGCTCAGGCAGGCTTGTTATTCAGCCTCAACGCCCTCTACCGCACCGACCACATCGCCCTATTTGGCGAAATAGCTCATAGAGCTCTCATAACCGGCCTCGTCGCTGGCACACCTACCCTGCGTCTCCATCTCATTGGCAGACGCTATGGCGCAGATTTCCACAGCTTGCACGGCGCACCTTATGCCGCCTATAGCTCTCCCCCGAACAACGAATGGGGCGCATTCTTTGGCCTGACCTGGCGCATATCAAAACGCAAACGCATCGATATCGCCCTCGACCGTCACGGTCAGCTCAGGCCAGAGAAAAGCGCACTGCCAGAACGCGGTGCTCGCCTGCGACTCAATTTTAACTACCGCTTCAGCAGGGGGTTTTCTACGCGCCTGACCGCCGATGCCAGAAATGCGACAAATCGCGTACCCCGCCAAAGCCTTCGCCTCGCGCTCATCTACAAACGCCCCACCCGCACCATGACCGCCTGGCTCCAGCGCGCTCACGCCGGTACATCGGGAAACGCCGCCGGGCTTCGTCTTCAACTCGGCAAATCTACGGGCTTCTCCCTCGCACTATGGGCCACCCACCACAAAATCTCATCCTACAACGCGCGTATCTACGACGTCGAACCCGATGTCTGGGGTGGCATACGCCTGCTCACCCTCTCGGGAGACGGCACAAATCGCGGCCTACGCCTCACCTGGGCAACCACGCATTTCCGTCTGTCAACGCGCTACAGCCATCACCGCACCTCCTCCTGGTCGGCACAACTCGACCTCAAGCGTTAG